In a single window of the Streptomyces sp. HUAS ZL42 genome:
- a CDS encoding cellulase family glycosylhydrolase — protein MRHPPRSVLLAVAGSVALVAGATLPVVTAQGATSVCTVEYSVTSQWDTGFQGAVKITNNAAAVSGWSLTFDFADGQKVTQGWSAKWSQSGTTVTAANESWNGSLGTGASVSAGFLASRSGTNAVPTTFQLNGTTCNVDTEPTPTDPPDPGGTPPALHVSGNKLVDAAGATRRLLGVNRSGGEFMCVQGYGIWDGPVDDAAIKAIADWKANTVRIPLNEECWLGLSNIKPEYGGTNYVNAVKDLVARVEAHGMTPMLELHWSWGQYTGNSAGCSDVHAGCQKPMPNMQYTPSFWSSVASTFKNDPAVLFDLFNEPYPDRATSTATQAWQCWRDGGTCPGIGYEVAGMQDLVDAIRATGASNPILAGGLAYSNDLSQWLTYKPTDPTGNLVAAYHVYNFNTCANESCWNSTLAPVAAQVPLVAGEIGENTCSHGFVDQVMKWFDDRNLSYLGWTWNTWDCSSGPSLISNYDGTPTSYGIGLRDHLRALNG, from the coding sequence ATGCGACACCCCCCGCGTTCAGTACTTTTAGCCGTCGCCGGTTCGGTCGCCCTCGTCGCGGGCGCGACCCTGCCGGTCGTCACGGCGCAGGGAGCCACGTCCGTCTGCACGGTGGAGTACTCCGTCACCAGTCAGTGGGACACCGGCTTCCAGGGCGCCGTGAAAATCACCAACAACGCTGCCGCCGTGAGCGGTTGGAGCCTCACCTTCGACTTCGCGGACGGTCAGAAGGTCACCCAGGGCTGGAGCGCCAAGTGGTCCCAGTCCGGTACGACCGTGACCGCGGCCAACGAGAGCTGGAACGGCTCGCTGGGCACCGGCGCGAGCGTCAGCGCCGGGTTCCTCGCCTCCAGGTCGGGGACCAACGCCGTACCGACGACGTTCCAACTGAACGGCACGACCTGCAACGTCGACACCGAGCCGACCCCGACCGACCCGCCGGACCCCGGTGGCACACCGCCCGCCCTGCACGTCTCCGGGAACAAGCTCGTGGACGCCGCGGGCGCCACCCGCAGGCTGCTCGGCGTGAACCGTTCCGGCGGAGAGTTCATGTGCGTCCAGGGCTACGGCATCTGGGACGGCCCGGTCGACGACGCCGCGATCAAGGCGATCGCCGACTGGAAGGCCAACACCGTCCGCATCCCGCTCAACGAGGAGTGCTGGCTCGGCCTTTCCAACATCAAACCCGAGTACGGCGGCACCAACTACGTCAACGCGGTCAAGGACCTGGTGGCCCGCGTCGAGGCGCACGGCATGACGCCGATGCTCGAACTCCACTGGTCCTGGGGCCAGTACACCGGCAACTCGGCCGGCTGCTCCGACGTGCACGCCGGCTGCCAGAAGCCGATGCCGAACATGCAGTACACGCCGTCGTTCTGGTCCTCGGTGGCCAGTACGTTCAAGAACGACCCGGCCGTGCTGTTCGACCTGTTCAACGAGCCCTACCCGGACCGCGCCACGTCCACGGCCACCCAGGCGTGGCAGTGCTGGCGCGACGGCGGCACCTGCCCCGGCATCGGCTACGAGGTCGCCGGTATGCAGGACCTGGTCGACGCGATCCGCGCCACCGGTGCCAGTAACCCGATCCTGGCCGGAGGCCTCGCGTACTCCAACGACCTGAGCCAGTGGCTGACGTACAAGCCCACCGATCCCACGGGCAATCTCGTCGCCGCCTACCACGTCTACAACTTCAACACCTGCGCGAACGAGAGCTGCTGGAACTCCACGCTCGCCCCGGTCGCCGCGCAGGTGCCGCTGGTGGCGGGGGAGATCGGCGAGAACACCTGCTCGCACGGGTTCGTCGACCAGGTCATGAAGTGGTTCGACGACCGGAACCTCTCGTATCTGGGCTGGACCTGGAACACCTGGGACTGCTCCTCCGGCCCGTCGCTCATCTCCAACTACGACGGAACCCCCACGTCGTACGGCATCGGGCTGCGCGACCACCTGCGCGCCCTCAACGGATAG
- a CDS encoding glycoside hydrolase family 48 protein: MHPPRRRRAARRMWTAAVAALTLPLALLSTGSTPAQAAALQCSVDYRTNDWGSGFTADLTITNRGTDTISGWTLTYGYTGNQKLTNGWNGVWSQSGQSVTVQNATYNGTIAAGAAVSTGAQFTYSGTNAAPASFAINGTTCTGAHQPPITVLTSPAAGAVYTQGDAVPLAATAAAADDATVTKVEFYDDTTLLGTDTSAPYSLSASGLTVGSHSLLAKAYDSLGASAESTPVGITVASGPAVVASPTQLPVQQGRTGTYDVKLSTQPSADVTVTTARTSGNTGLTVTGGASLVFTPSNWNTAQKVTITAAATGTGSATFESTATGHAKATVTATQIAGTKAYDARFLELYGKITNPANGYFSPEGIPYHSVETLIVEAPDHGHETTSEAYSYLLWLQAMYGKVTGDWSRFNGAWDLMEKYMIPTHADQPTNSFYNASKPATYAPELDTPGEYPARLDTGVSVGSDPIAAELRSAYGTDDVYGMHWLQDVDNVYGYGNEPGKCEAGPTATGPSYINTFQRGAQESVWETVPQPTCDAFKYGGTNGYLDLFTGDSSYAEQWKYTNAPDADARAVQAAYWADVWAKQQGKGGDVSGVVAKAAKMGDYLRYSMYDKYFKKIGNCVGASACPAGTGKDASHYLLSWYYAWGGATDSSAGWAWRIGSSHTHGGYQNPLAAYALSSYADLRPKSATGQADWAKSLQRQLEFYRWLQSDEGAIAGGATNSWAGRYATPPAGTSTFYGMYYDWQPVYHDPPSNQWFGFQAWSMERVAEYYQQTGNATAKAVLDKWVDWALSKTTINPDGTYLIPSTLQWSGQPDTWNASSPGANAGLHVTVADYTNDVGVTAAYAKTLTYYADRSGDTEAATKAKALLDGMWANHQDSLGIAVPETRADYNRFDDGVYVPSGWSGTMPNGDTINSSSTFTSLRSFYKNDPAWSKIESYLAGGAAPVFTYHRFWAEADIALAMGSYAELLE; encoded by the coding sequence GTGCATCCCCCACGCAGACGCAGAGCCGCACGGCGAATGTGGACCGCCGCGGTCGCGGCGCTCACGCTTCCCCTCGCGCTGCTGAGCACGGGATCGACTCCCGCTCAGGCGGCGGCACTTCAGTGCAGCGTCGACTACAGGACGAACGACTGGGGCTCCGGCTTCACCGCGGACCTGACGATCACCAACCGCGGCACCGACACCATCAGCGGCTGGACGCTGACGTACGGCTACACGGGCAACCAGAAGCTGACCAACGGCTGGAACGGCGTCTGGTCCCAGTCCGGTCAGTCGGTCACCGTGCAGAACGCCACGTACAACGGCACGATCGCCGCCGGGGCGGCGGTGAGCACGGGCGCGCAGTTCACCTACAGCGGCACGAACGCCGCCCCCGCCTCCTTCGCGATCAACGGCACCACCTGCACGGGCGCGCACCAGCCGCCCATCACCGTCCTGACCAGCCCCGCCGCAGGCGCCGTCTACACCCAGGGCGACGCGGTCCCGCTCGCGGCCACCGCCGCGGCCGCCGACGACGCGACCGTCACCAAGGTCGAGTTCTACGACGACACCACGCTGCTGGGCACGGACACGAGCGCGCCCTACTCGCTCTCGGCCTCCGGCTTGACCGTGGGCAGTCATTCCCTGCTCGCGAAGGCCTACGACAGCCTGGGCGCCTCCGCGGAGTCCACGCCGGTCGGCATCACGGTCGCCTCCGGTCCCGCCGTGGTCGCCTCGCCGACCCAGCTGCCCGTGCAGCAGGGCAGGACGGGCACCTACGACGTGAAGCTGTCGACGCAGCCGTCCGCCGACGTGACCGTCACGACCGCCCGCACGAGCGGCAACACGGGCCTCACCGTGACCGGCGGAGCCTCGCTCGTCTTCACCCCGTCGAACTGGAACACCGCGCAGAAGGTGACCATCACGGCCGCCGCCACCGGCACCGGCTCGGCCACCTTCGAATCGACGGCCACCGGCCACGCGAAGGCCACGGTCACCGCCACCCAGATCGCCGGGACGAAGGCGTACGACGCCCGCTTCCTGGAGCTCTACGGCAAGATCACCAACCCGGCGAACGGCTACTTCTCACCCGAGGGCATCCCCTACCACTCGGTCGAGACGCTGATCGTCGAGGCCCCGGACCACGGCCACGAGACCACGTCGGAGGCCTACAGCTACCTTCTCTGGCTGCAGGCGATGTACGGCAAGGTCACCGGTGACTGGTCCAGGTTCAACGGCGCCTGGGATCTCATGGAGAAGTACATGATCCCGACCCACGCCGACCAGCCGACCAACTCCTTCTACAACGCGTCGAAGCCCGCGACCTACGCGCCCGAACTCGACACCCCGGGCGAGTACCCGGCCCGGCTCGACACCGGCGTCTCGGTCGGCTCGGACCCGATCGCGGCCGAACTGAGGAGCGCGTACGGCACGGACGACGTGTACGGCATGCACTGGCTGCAGGACGTCGACAACGTCTACGGCTACGGCAACGAGCCCGGCAAGTGCGAGGCCGGACCGACGGCCACCGGACCGTCGTACATCAACACCTTCCAGCGCGGCGCGCAGGAGTCGGTGTGGGAGACGGTGCCGCAGCCGACCTGCGACGCCTTCAAGTACGGCGGCACGAACGGGTATCTGGACCTCTTCACCGGTGACTCGTCGTACGCCGAGCAGTGGAAGTACACCAACGCCCCCGACGCCGACGCGCGGGCCGTGCAGGCCGCGTACTGGGCGGACGTGTGGGCGAAGCAGCAGGGCAAGGGCGGTGACGTGTCCGGTGTCGTCGCCAAGGCGGCGAAGATGGGCGACTACCTGCGCTACTCGATGTACGACAAGTACTTCAAGAAGATCGGCAACTGCGTCGGCGCCTCCGCCTGTCCGGCGGGCACCGGCAAGGACGCCTCGCACTACCTGCTGTCCTGGTACTACGCGTGGGGCGGCGCCACGGACTCGAGCGCCGGATGGGCCTGGCGCATCGGCTCCAGCCACACCCACGGCGGCTACCAGAACCCGCTGGCGGCCTACGCGCTCAGCTCCTATGCCGATCTGAGGCCCAAGTCGGCGACGGGACAGGCGGACTGGGCCAAGTCGCTGCAGCGGCAGCTGGAGTTCTACCGCTGGCTGCAGTCGGACGAGGGAGCCATCGCGGGCGGTGCGACGAACAGCTGGGCCGGCCGGTACGCGACTCCCCCGGCGGGTACGTCGACCTTCTACGGCATGTACTACGACTGGCAGCCCGTCTACCACGACCCGCCGTCCAACCAGTGGTTCGGCTTCCAGGCGTGGTCGATGGAGCGGGTCGCCGAGTACTACCAGCAGACGGGGAACGCCACCGCGAAGGCGGTCCTCGACAAGTGGGTGGACTGGGCGCTGTCCAAGACCACGATCAACCCGGACGGCACCTATCTGATCCCCTCCACGCTGCAGTGGTCGGGCCAGCCCGACACCTGGAACGCGTCAAGTCCCGGAGCCAACGCGGGACTTCACGTCACGGTCGCCGACTACACCAACGACGTCGGTGTGACCGCCGCCTACGCCAAGACCCTGACGTACTACGCCGACCGCTCCGGTGACACCGAGGCGGCGACGAAGGCGAAGGCGCTGCTCGACGGCATGTGGGCCAACCACCAGGACAGCCTGGGCATCGCCGTCCCGGAGACCCGCGCCGACTACAACCGCTTCGACGACGGCGTGTACGTCCCGAGCGGCTGGAGCGGCACGATGCCGAACGGCGACACGATCAACTCCTCCTCGACCTTCACCTCGCTGCGGTCCTTCTACAAGAACGACCCGGCCTGGTCGAAGATCGAGAGCTATCTGGCGGGCGGGGCCGCGCCCGTGTTCACGTACCACCGGTTCTGGGCCGAGGCGGACATCGCCCTGGCCATGGGCTCGTACGCGGAGCTCCTCGAATAA
- a CDS encoding class I SAM-dependent methyltransferase encodes MLDYDKEAERYDGLRGGEPRAAAAAEGVLSLVPHQARSLLDVACGTGIVTRRIAAGRDGMRVTGVDLAEAMARQAAARLPGAVVRADSRRLPFRDGEFDAVSSVWLLHLAETHDEARTIVAECARVLRPGGVYVTTVDKAASHNVGSDIDAVLASRPRHAARDEAARVESYAVEHGLGPWGRARFAGRGQGRSPRRTVADLRRGWFVTLPPGEPLADRFAARLQALPDQDRPRPDPEFKLRAFRKDG; translated from the coding sequence GTGCTGGACTACGACAAGGAAGCCGAGCGGTACGACGGTCTGCGCGGCGGCGAGCCCAGGGCGGCCGCCGCCGCGGAGGGCGTCCTGAGCCTGGTACCGCACCAGGCGCGCAGTCTGCTCGACGTCGCCTGCGGCACGGGCATCGTGACCCGGCGGATCGCAGCCGGCCGGGACGGCATGCGTGTGACCGGCGTCGACCTGGCCGAGGCGATGGCCCGGCAGGCCGCCGCCCGGCTCCCCGGTGCCGTGGTGCGCGCCGACAGCCGCCGGCTGCCGTTCCGGGACGGCGAGTTCGACGCCGTGAGCAGCGTGTGGCTGCTGCACCTCGCGGAGACCCACGACGAGGCGCGCACCATCGTCGCCGAGTGCGCCCGTGTGCTGCGGCCCGGCGGCGTGTACGTCACGACGGTCGACAAGGCCGCCTCGCACAACGTCGGCAGCGACATCGACGCCGTGCTCGCCTCAAGGCCGCGCCATGCGGCCCGCGACGAGGCCGCGCGGGTGGAGTCGTACGCCGTCGAACACGGCCTCGGGCCGTGGGGCCGGGCGCGTTTCGCCGGCCGGGGCCAGGGCCGCAGCCCGCGCCGCACGGTCGCGGACCTGCGGCGCGGCTGGTTCGTCACCCTGCCGCCGGGCGAGCCCCTCGCCGACCGGTTCGCCGCACGCCTGCAGGCCCTCCCCGACCAGGACCGGCCCCGCCCGGACCCCGAGTTCAAGCTACGGGCGTTCCGGAAGGACGGCTGA
- a CDS encoding 4a-hydroxytetrahydrobiopterin dehydratase — MAVEPLSQKEIEDRLAELPGWSLDGDRLTRSYRLASHFAATALVIHIAQVQDELDHHSDLTLGYNTVQLSVNTHSVGGAVTELDFQLAHRVEELAPGHGAR, encoded by the coding sequence ATGGCCGTCGAACCGCTGTCGCAGAAGGAGATCGAGGACCGGCTGGCCGAGCTGCCGGGCTGGTCGCTCGACGGGGACCGCCTGACCCGCTCCTACCGGCTGGCCTCCCACTTCGCGGCGACCGCGCTGGTCATCCACATCGCCCAGGTCCAGGACGAGCTCGACCACCACTCGGACCTCACGCTCGGCTACAACACCGTCCAGCTCTCCGTGAACACGCACAGCGTGGGCGGAGCCGTCACCGAACTCGACTTCCAACTCGCGCACAGGGTGGAGGAACTGGCGCCGGGGCACGGGGCGCGCTGA
- a CDS encoding ADP-ribosylglycohydrolase family protein, with amino-acid sequence MNEWRKPSLEAAAVYRARVRGCLLGGALGDALGYPVEFSSLDRIRATYGERGVTRLVPDGEGAVGRISDDTQMTLFTVEGLRQAVGRARSKGIGGAETTLVRRAYGRWLETQTRPGPDEGPNHGLLAEPWLYARRAPGNACLSGLAQDHVPDPWAELGAPGPVNADSKGCGAVMRSAPFGLVAKAPAGRAFDLAARCAQTTHGHPTGYYAAGALAAIVSYVIAGDSVEGAVLRTLRLLGRHRGHDETSAALNRALDLAAEGGPAPEKVEKLGAGWVAEEALAIGVYAALATHRVEDALLLAVNHSGDSDSTGSICGNILGALHGDVGLPHTWVERVEGRARIAALADDLAAECLHD; translated from the coding sequence ATGAACGAGTGGCGCAAACCGTCCCTGGAGGCCGCGGCGGTGTACCGCGCCCGAGTACGGGGCTGTCTCCTCGGCGGAGCGCTGGGCGACGCCCTCGGCTACCCCGTCGAGTTCTCCTCCCTCGACCGCATCCGCGCGACGTACGGCGAGAGGGGCGTGACCCGGCTGGTGCCGGACGGCGAGGGGGCCGTCGGCCGCATCAGCGACGACACCCAGATGACGTTGTTCACGGTGGAGGGCCTGCGCCAGGCGGTCGGGCGGGCCCGGAGCAAGGGCATCGGCGGCGCGGAGACCACCCTGGTGCGGAGGGCGTACGGGCGCTGGCTCGAGACCCAGACCAGGCCGGGACCGGACGAGGGGCCGAACCACGGCCTGCTCGCCGAACCCTGGCTGTACGCCCGCCGGGCCCCCGGGAACGCCTGCCTGTCCGGGCTCGCCCAGGACCACGTGCCCGACCCCTGGGCCGAACTGGGCGCGCCCGGCCCGGTCAACGCCGACTCCAAGGGCTGCGGGGCGGTCATGCGCTCGGCACCCTTCGGCCTGGTGGCCAAGGCACCCGCCGGCCGCGCCTTCGACCTCGCCGCCCGCTGCGCCCAGACGACGCACGGCCACCCCACCGGCTACTACGCGGCCGGCGCGCTCGCCGCCATCGTGTCGTACGTGATCGCAGGGGACTCCGTGGAGGGCGCCGTCCTGCGCACCCTGCGCCTGCTCGGTCGGCACCGCGGGCACGACGAGACCTCGGCCGCCCTGAACCGAGCCCTCGACCTGGCGGCCGAGGGCGGGCCGGCCCCCGAGAAGGTGGAGAAGCTCGGCGCGGGCTGGGTCGCCGAGGAGGCGCTCGCGATCGGGGTCTACGCGGCGCTGGCCACGCACCGCGTCGAGGACGCCCTCCTGCTGGCCGTCAATCATTCGGGTGACAGCGACTCCACCGGTTCCATCTGCGGCAACATCCTCGGCGCACTGCACGGCGACGTCGGGCTGCCGCACACATGGGTGGAGCGGGTGGAGGGGCGCGCCCGGATCGCCGCGCTCGCCGACGATCTGGCGGCCGAATGCCTTCATGACTGA
- a CDS encoding helix-turn-helix domain-containing protein: MTIVATGNAARAATPADKRIGPLLRAWRERRRVSQLELALRAGSSARHVSFIETGRSRPSEEMVLRLAEHLDVPVRERNALLLAAGYAPHYPETPLDDPALEALREGMERLIQGYEPYPALVVDATYQVVAANRGITMLLDGIPEFLLKPPLNAMRLTLHPEGLAPRIRNLREWRGHLLTQMERQIALHRFEPLRALYEEVSAYPVPKDAADDEPAQPVAYFALPMRIEHEGRTLSFISSISTFNTPMDVTVAELAIETLLPADPATVKYLHSLMT; this comes from the coding sequence ATGACCATTGTCGCGACCGGCAACGCAGCCCGAGCCGCCACCCCCGCGGACAAGCGCATCGGCCCGCTGCTGCGGGCCTGGCGGGAGCGGCGGCGGGTCAGTCAGCTGGAGTTGGCGTTGCGGGCCGGATCCTCCGCACGGCACGTCAGCTTCATCGAGACGGGCCGGTCCCGGCCGAGCGAGGAGATGGTGCTGCGGCTGGCCGAGCATCTGGACGTTCCCGTCCGGGAGCGCAACGCCCTGCTCCTCGCGGCCGGTTATGCCCCGCACTACCCGGAGACCCCGCTGGACGACCCGGCGCTGGAGGCGCTGCGTGAGGGCATGGAGCGGCTGATCCAGGGCTACGAGCCCTACCCTGCGCTCGTCGTCGACGCGACCTATCAGGTGGTGGCGGCGAACCGGGGCATCACGATGCTGCTGGACGGAATCCCCGAGTTCCTCCTGAAGCCGCCGCTGAACGCGATGCGGCTGACGCTGCACCCCGAGGGCCTCGCGCCCCGTATCCGCAACCTCCGTGAGTGGCGCGGGCATCTGCTCACCCAAATGGAGCGGCAGATCGCCCTGCACCGCTTCGAGCCGCTGCGGGCGCTGTACGAGGAGGTGTCTGCCTACCCGGTGCCCAAGGACGCGGCCGACGACGAACCGGCGCAGCCCGTCGCGTACTTCGCTCTGCCGATGCGGATCGAGCACGAGGGCCGGACGCTGTCGTTCATCTCGTCGATCTCGACGTTCAACACGCCCATGGACGTGACGGTCGCCGAGCTGGCCATCGAGACGCTGCTCCCGGCCGACCCGGCGACGGTCAAGTACCTTCACTCACTGATGACCTGA
- a CDS encoding helix-turn-helix transcriptional regulator: MSERRPAPTVGQVVLGKRLQELREAAGLKREEAAKVLRVAPATVRRMEMAEVALKIPYVQVLLETYAVPEDEANTFVALAEEANQPGWWQRFHDVLPEWFSLFVSLEGAARMIRSYEPHFVPGLLQTEDYARAVLEAGTIGQTTPEAIERHVSLRIARQRLLEGPNPPHLWVIMDETVLRRPVSIRSEVMRGQLDKLLEYAERDRVTLQIAEFAAGPHPGTAAPFSLFRFAEPELPDMVVTEYLTGALYLDHRREVSAHLEVLDHMTTHAASAQRTRKILQDCREDI, encoded by the coding sequence GTGAGTGAGCGGCGACCGGCGCCCACGGTGGGGCAGGTGGTGCTCGGCAAGCGGCTTCAGGAGCTGCGGGAGGCGGCCGGCCTCAAGCGTGAGGAGGCCGCCAAGGTGCTGCGGGTGGCCCCCGCGACCGTACGGCGGATGGAGATGGCCGAGGTCGCGCTGAAGATCCCGTACGTGCAGGTGCTCCTCGAGACGTACGCCGTGCCGGAGGACGAGGCGAACACGTTCGTCGCGCTGGCCGAGGAGGCGAACCAGCCGGGCTGGTGGCAGCGCTTCCACGACGTGCTGCCGGAGTGGTTCAGCCTGTTCGTCAGCCTCGAGGGCGCCGCCCGGATGATCCGCTCCTACGAGCCGCACTTCGTGCCCGGGCTGCTGCAGACCGAGGACTACGCGCGTGCCGTCCTGGAGGCCGGGACGATCGGGCAGACCACTCCGGAGGCGATCGAGCGGCATGTGTCGCTGCGGATCGCCCGGCAGCGGCTCCTCGAGGGCCCGAACCCGCCCCACCTGTGGGTGATCATGGACGAGACGGTGCTGCGGCGCCCGGTCAGCATCCGCTCCGAGGTCATGCGCGGGCAACTGGACAAGCTTCTGGAGTACGCCGAGCGCGACCGCGTCACCCTGCAGATCGCCGAGTTCGCGGCCGGCCCGCACCCGGGGACGGCCGCACCCTTCTCACTCTTCCGTTTCGCCGAGCCCGAACTGCCCGACATGGTCGTCACCGAGTACCTCACCGGTGCCCTGTACCTGGACCACCGCAGGGAGGTCTCGGCGCACCTCGAGGTCCTGGACCACATGACGACGCACGCCGCGTCGGCACAACGTACGCGGAAGATCCTCCAGGACTGCCGGGAGGACATCTGA
- a CDS encoding SAM-dependent methyltransferase: MTGSNAEPLRIDTSRPHPARVYDWWLGGKDNYPVDEELARKILAVDGSVLRGAQANRRFMHRAVRTAAEAGIRQFLDIGTGIPTEPNLHQVAQGVASEAKVVYADNDPIVLRHAEALLRGSAEGSTDYAHADVRDIDGLLARAGESLDFGEPVALSLVALTHYLGDEVHELLKRYVETLAPGSYLILSQVTPDLSPQAIEKAAENFRRSGTPFFPRSLAEFSRFFDGLELLGPGVIPVSGWRPEPEDVAAQAEGIVPVYAGVARKP; this comes from the coding sequence ATGACCGGATCCAACGCCGAGCCGCTCCGCATCGACACCAGCCGGCCGCATCCGGCCCGGGTGTACGACTGGTGGCTGGGCGGCAAGGACAACTACCCGGTGGACGAGGAGCTGGCCCGGAAGATCCTCGCCGTGGACGGCTCCGTGCTGCGCGGGGCCCAGGCCAACCGCCGGTTCATGCACCGGGCCGTCCGCACGGCGGCCGAGGCCGGGATACGCCAGTTCCTGGACATCGGCACGGGCATTCCCACCGAGCCCAATCTGCACCAGGTGGCGCAGGGCGTCGCCTCGGAGGCGAAGGTCGTGTACGCGGACAACGACCCGATCGTCCTCAGGCACGCGGAGGCGCTGCTGCGGGGCTCCGCCGAGGGCAGCACCGACTATGCGCACGCCGACGTCCGCGACATCGACGGCCTGCTGGCGCGGGCCGGCGAGTCCCTGGACTTCGGCGAGCCGGTGGCGCTGTCGCTGGTCGCGCTGACCCACTACCTGGGGGACGAGGTCCACGAACTGCTGAAGCGGTACGTGGAGACACTCGCCCCGGGCAGCTACCTGATCCTGTCCCAGGTCACCCCGGACCTGAGCCCGCAGGCCATCGAGAAGGCGGCCGAGAACTTCCGCCGCAGCGGAACCCCCTTCTTCCCCCGCTCGCTCGCCGAGTTCTCCCGCTTCTTCGACGGCCTTGAGCTGCTCGGCCCCGGCGTGATCCCGGTGTCGGGCTGGCGCCCGGAGCCGGAGGACGTGGCGGCCCAGGCGGAGGGCATCGTGCCCGTGTACGCGGGGGTGGCCCGCAAGCCCTGA